One stretch of Musicola paradisiaca NCPPB 2511 DNA includes these proteins:
- the cobA gene encoding uroporphyrinogen-III C-methyltransferase, with translation MKIQSIALPVTAANTLGAGEVWLVGAGPGDVELLTIKALRAIRQAEVVVFDRLVSAEVMALVAVDALRIDVGKRQGCHSLPQPEINALLADLAEAGQRVVRLKGGDPFVFGRGGEEMDYLQQRGIPCQVVPGITAAIGCAAAVGLPLTHRDCAQSLRFITGHARDGEPQLDWPSLATAGQTLVFYMGLSHAGRLCQQLLTHGLAAATPLAIIERGTQPDQRLLTATLATLPVLLARYQPQSPSLLVVGDVVRFCRHPALRVAGDTMMRTVAA, from the coding sequence ATGAAAATCCAATCCATAGCACTGCCGGTGACGGCGGCAAATACCCTCGGCGCGGGTGAAGTCTGGCTGGTGGGGGCCGGGCCGGGCGATGTGGAACTGCTGACCATCAAGGCGCTGCGTGCTATCCGCCAGGCGGAAGTGGTGGTGTTTGATCGTCTGGTATCGGCGGAGGTGATGGCGCTGGTTGCTGTCGATGCTTTGCGTATTGATGTGGGCAAACGGCAGGGGTGCCATTCGCTGCCGCAGCCGGAGATTAACGCACTGCTGGCGGATCTGGCAGAGGCGGGGCAGCGGGTGGTGCGCCTCAAGGGCGGCGACCCGTTCGTCTTCGGCCGCGGCGGCGAAGAGATGGATTATTTACAGCAGCGCGGCATTCCTTGCCAGGTGGTGCCGGGGATCACCGCCGCCATCGGCTGTGCGGCGGCGGTCGGATTGCCGTTGACCCATCGCGACTGTGCCCAGTCGCTGCGTTTTATCACCGGGCATGCCCGCGACGGCGAACCCCAGCTCGATTGGCCCTCGCTGGCGACGGCCGGGCAGACGCTGGTGTTTTATATGGGCCTCAGCCATGCCGGCCGGCTGTGTCAGCAACTGTTGACGCATGGGCTGGCGGCCGCTACGCCGCTGGCGATTATTGAACGCGGCACTCAGCCGGATCAGCGGTTGCTGACGGCGACGCTCGCGACCTTGCCGGTATTGCTGGCGCGTTATCAGCCACAGTCGCCGAGCCTGCTGGTGGTGGGGGACGTGGTGCGTTTTTGCCGCCATCCGGCGTTGCGGGTGGCCGGTGATACGATGATGAGAACCGTGGCTGCGTAA
- a CDS encoding nitrate reductase — protein MSGCRTTCPYCGVGCGVIADRQADGRVAITGDPEHPANRGRLCVKGAALGETLDLQGRLLWPMVGGRRVSWEQALDGVAARLGAVIAEHGPQSVAFYGSGQLLTEDYYVANKLMKGFIGSANMDTNSRLCMASAVVGYKRAFGEDVVPCSYEDIELADLVVLVGANAAWAHPVVYQRLAQAKQRRPEMRVVVIDPRRTATCDVADLHLPLRPGSDAGLFNGLLRYLAQQGAPGGEHLSGVADALQAAQQWTPAQVAEFCQLDERLVTQFFHWFAATARTVTLYSQGINQSSSGSDKCNAIINAHLLSGNIGAPGCGPFSITGQPNAMGGREVGGLANQLAAHMGFSPEEVDRVGRFWGSERVASQPGLLAVDLFRAVEEGQVKAIWIMGTNPVVSMPDADRVRQALRCCPLVIVSDVMLHTDTADCADVLLPALAWGEKDGTVTNSERRISRQRAFLPAPGEARADWWILSQVAQRMGFGAAFDYRHPAQIFREHAALSGFENDGQRAFNIRALATLSDAQWQQLAPVQWPVVETPQMGTARLYTDGRCWHPDGKARLLPVTPQLPRHQPNAAYPLVLNTGRIRDQWHTMTRTGKASRLMQHTPEPYCELHPQEAQRYGIQPGDLVRISAESGWMLVRAQIQPGQRPGSLFVPMHWNRQFSQQARADCLIPAVTDPHSGQPESKQARVRLQRWPAAWQGELFLRGEMPPPDSHYWSRLTADGLTHYVLAGLYAPDDWLAWLTQQYALDGVTFQQAQGDGLFHAVGWRQQQPMAALYVRDGQVQLDREAVYAAFAHPPQTAQQRLALLAGRSAQGVSDGRTICSCFAVGEQRIAEAIRQGCCSVAQLGERLQCGTNCGSCIPELKSLLQRQSASTAQRRAG, from the coding sequence ATGAGCGGCTGCCGCACCACCTGCCCGTATTGCGGCGTCGGTTGCGGGGTGATCGCCGATCGGCAAGCGGACGGCCGTGTCGCCATCACCGGCGATCCGGAACATCCGGCCAACCGGGGGCGTTTGTGCGTCAAAGGGGCGGCGCTGGGGGAGACGCTGGATCTACAGGGCCGGCTGTTGTGGCCGATGGTGGGCGGGCGGCGCGTCAGTTGGGAACAGGCTCTGGACGGCGTCGCCGCACGCCTTGGCGCCGTCATCGCCGAACATGGGCCGCAGTCGGTGGCGTTTTACGGATCCGGCCAACTGCTGACCGAGGATTACTATGTCGCCAATAAACTGATGAAGGGGTTTATCGGCAGCGCCAACATGGACACCAATTCTCGGCTGTGCATGGCGTCTGCGGTGGTGGGGTACAAACGGGCGTTCGGCGAAGACGTGGTGCCGTGCAGTTATGAGGATATCGAACTGGCGGATTTGGTGGTGCTGGTCGGCGCTAATGCCGCCTGGGCCCACCCGGTGGTCTATCAACGGCTGGCGCAGGCAAAACAACGCCGGCCCGAGATGCGGGTGGTGGTCATCGACCCGAGACGTACCGCCACCTGCGATGTGGCGGATCTGCATCTGCCGCTGCGTCCCGGCAGCGATGCCGGGTTGTTCAACGGGTTGCTGCGCTATCTGGCGCAGCAAGGCGCGCCGGGTGGCGAGCACTTATCCGGCGTAGCCGACGCGCTACAGGCGGCGCAACAGTGGACGCCCGCGCAGGTGGCGGAGTTTTGCCAGCTCGACGAGCGCCTGGTGACGCAATTCTTTCACTGGTTCGCCGCCACGGCGCGGACGGTGACGCTGTACTCACAGGGCATCAACCAGTCTTCGTCCGGCAGCGACAAGTGCAATGCCATCATCAACGCGCACCTGCTCAGCGGCAACATCGGCGCGCCCGGTTGCGGGCCGTTTTCGATTACCGGTCAGCCGAATGCCATGGGCGGCCGCGAGGTCGGCGGGTTGGCGAATCAACTGGCGGCGCATATGGGATTCAGCCCGGAAGAGGTGGATCGCGTCGGCCGCTTCTGGGGCAGCGAACGGGTAGCGAGCCAACCGGGTTTGCTGGCGGTGGATCTGTTCCGGGCGGTGGAGGAAGGGCAGGTTAAAGCTATCTGGATCATGGGCACTAACCCGGTAGTGTCGATGCCGGACGCGGATCGGGTGCGGCAGGCGTTGCGGTGCTGCCCGCTGGTGATCGTCTCCGACGTGATGCTGCATACCGATACGGCGGACTGCGCCGATGTGCTGCTGCCGGCGCTGGCGTGGGGCGAAAAAGACGGCACGGTGACTAACTCTGAGCGGCGTATCTCCCGGCAGCGCGCTTTTTTGCCCGCGCCGGGAGAGGCCCGCGCCGACTGGTGGATCCTCTCGCAAGTCGCGCAGCGGATGGGGTTCGGCGCCGCCTTCGATTACCGCCATCCGGCGCAGATTTTCCGCGAACACGCGGCGCTGTCCGGGTTTGAGAATGACGGGCAGCGCGCCTTTAACATCCGTGCGCTGGCGACGCTGAGCGACGCGCAGTGGCAACAACTGGCGCCGGTACAGTGGCCGGTGGTCGAGACACCGCAGATGGGTACCGCACGGTTGTATACCGACGGCCGTTGCTGGCACCCGGACGGCAAGGCGCGGCTGCTGCCGGTGACGCCGCAGTTGCCGCGCCATCAGCCTAACGCCGCCTATCCGCTGGTGCTCAATACCGGGCGTATCCGCGATCAGTGGCACACCATGACGCGCACCGGCAAAGCATCCCGGTTAATGCAACACACGCCGGAGCCTTACTGCGAGCTGCATCCGCAGGAGGCGCAACGCTATGGCATTCAACCCGGCGATCTGGTGCGTATCAGCGCCGAAAGCGGCTGGATGCTGGTCAGGGCGCAGATTCAGCCGGGACAACGGCCGGGCAGTTTGTTTGTGCCGATGCACTGGAACCGGCAGTTCAGCCAGCAGGCGCGGGCGGATTGCCTGATCCCCGCCGTGACCGATCCGCATTCCGGCCAACCGGAGAGCAAGCAGGCGCGGGTTCGGTTGCAGCGCTGGCCCGCCGCCTGGCAGGGGGAGCTGTTTTTGCGCGGCGAGATGCCGCCGCCTGACAGTCATTACTGGAGTCGGTTGACGGCCGACGGGCTGACGCACTATGTGCTGGCCGGGCTTTATGCGCCGGACGATTGGCTGGCGTGGCTGACGCAGCAGTATGCGCTGGACGGCGTCACCTTCCAGCAGGCGCAGGGCGATGGGCTATTCCACGCGGTGGGCTGGCGTCAGCAACAGCCGATGGCGGCGCTGTATGTGCGCGACGGGCAAGTTCAACTGGATCGCGAGGCGGTGTATGCCGCCTTCGCGCATCCGCCGCAAACGGCGCAGCAGCGTCTGGCGTTGTTGGCGGGGCGTTCAGCGCAAGGGGTGTCGGACGGGCGGACGATATGCAGCTGTTTCGCCGTGGGCGAGCAGCGTATTGCCGAGGCGATTCGTCAGGGGTGTTGCAGCGTGGCGCAGTTGGGCGAACGGCTGCAATGCGGCACCAACTGCGGTTCCTGTATTCCTGAACTCAAGTCGTTACTGCAACGCCAGTCTGCATCGACAGCGCAGCGGCGGGCCGGATAA